In Arvicola amphibius chromosome 13, mArvAmp1.2, whole genome shotgun sequence, a genomic segment contains:
- the LOC119799905 gene encoding dual specificity protein phosphatase 13 has product MAEASIPKLGEEAEATPCPSVLQLEELLRAGKASCSRVDEVWPNLFIGDAVTANNRFELWKLGITHVLNAAHGGLYCEGGPDFYGSSVSYLGVPAHDLPDFNISTYFSSAADFIHRALNTPGGT; this is encoded by the exons ATGGCTGAAGCCTCCATCCCAAAGCTGggggaagaagcagaagccacaCCTTGCCCCAGTGTCCTGCAGCTCGAAGAGCTCCTGAGGGCCGGGAAAGCCTCTTGCAGCCGCGTGGACGAAGTCTGGCCCAACCTTTTCATAGGAGATGC GGTGACAGCAAATAACCGCTTTGAGCTGTGGAAGTTGGGGATCACCCATGTGCTGAACGCCGCCCATGGGGGACTCTACTGTGAGGGAGGCCCTGACTTCTACGGCAGCAGTGTGAGCTACCTGGGGGTACCAGCACACGACCTCCCTGATTTCAATATCAGCACCTACTTCTCCTCAGCAGCTGACTTCATCCACCGTGCCCTCAACACACCTGGTGGTACGTGA